In one Chionomys nivalis chromosome 13, mChiNiv1.1, whole genome shotgun sequence genomic region, the following are encoded:
- the Tifab gene encoding TRAF-interacting protein with FHA domain-containing protein B, producing the protein MERTLTVLQVSLYHSTPDQVAFAKVPLQLQHDTSRLLVGRGKDTHIQLQLPQLSRHHLSLEPYLEKGSTLLAFCLKVLSRKSCVWVNGLPLRYLEQVPLSTVNRISFSGIQMVVRREGGDSLDTFVCYFRFSSSPLIYRPQAQETDEWENVKKETPPVRREATHGLLGSPHGSSWTQTAVSSQAPEEQQK; encoded by the coding sequence ATGGAGAGGACCCTCACCGTCCTGCAAGTGAGCCTGTACCACTCCACGCCGGACCAGGTTGCCTTTGCCAAGGTCCCATTACAGCTGCAGCACGATACCAGTCGGCTGCTGGTGGGACGAGGGAAGGACACCCACATCCAACTGCAGCTGCCCCAGCTGTCCCGACACCATCTGTCCTTGGAGCCCTACCTGGAGAAAGGCAGCACTCTGCTGGCCTTCTGCCTCAAGGTACTGTCCCGCAAAAGCTGTGTGTGGGTCAACGGGTTGCCACTGAGGTACCTGGAGCAGGTGCCCCTCAGCACTGTCAACAGAATCTCCTTCTCCGGCATCCAGATGGTAGTCCGCAGAGAGGGGGGTGACTCCCTTGATACCTTTGTCTGCTACTTCCGGTTCAGCTCCTCACCCCTGATTTACAGACCCCAGGCCCAGGAGACTGACGAATGGGAAAACGTAAAGAAAGAGACTCCTCCTGTTCGGAGGGAGGCAACTCATGGTCTCTTGGGGTCTCCCCATGGCTCCTCCTGGACTCAGACAGCAGTTTCCAGCCAAGCCCCAGAggagcaacagaaatga